A region of Moorena sp. SIOASIH DNA encodes the following proteins:
- a CDS encoding Uma2 family endonuclease, producing the protein MTSLPYPSQPLISPRQTLPTMYDLPSENPNEPGLPDEFHFLMQSLMGETPKTALHRFFQPLLLFLTFAPANSNPELVFSACDLNLYYDLNHPGWYKRPDWFGVVGVPRLYQGQDLRLSYVIWQEQVSPFLMQSLMGETPKTALHRFVVVELLSPGTEDEDHGQTVSAPGKPPTKWQVYEQILRVPYYVIFSRFLMQSLMGETTAVAHGGNPQDRAASPRPRCIATPMSYKGFIWLVITTNPQC; encoded by the coding sequence ATGACTTCCCTTCCGTATCCATCACAGCCACTAATTTCACCTCGGCAAACCTTGCCGACAATGTATGACTTACCCAGCGAAAATCCCAACGAACCTGGTTTGCCTGACGAATTTCATTTCTTGATGCAGTCGCTCATGGGGGAAACCCCCAAGACCGCGCTGCATCGCTTTTTTCAACCCCTACTACTATTTTTAACCTTTGCCCCTGCCAACTCCAACCCAGAGTTAGTCTTTAGTGCTTGTGACCTCAATCTTTACTATGATCTCAACCATCCCGGTTGGTATAAGCGACCGGATTGGTTTGGTGTAGTAGGTGTGCCTCGGCTTTATCAAGGCCAAGACCTACGTTTGAGTTATGTCATATGGCAAGAACAAGTCAGTCCATTCTTGATGCAGTCGCTCATGGGGGAAACCCCCAAGACCGCGCTGCATCGCTTTGTAGTGGTGGAGTTATTATCTCCTGGCACCGAAGATGAAGATCATGGTCAAACGGTGAGCGCACCGGGAAAACCTCCGACTAAGTGGCAGGTTTATGAGCAGATTCTGCGAGTACCTTACTATGTAATTTTTAGTCGCTTCTTGATGCAGTCGCTCATGGGGGAAACCACGGCAGTCGCTCATGGGGGGAACCCCCAAGACCGCGCTGCCTCCCCAAGACCGCGCTGCATCGCTACACCAATGAGTTACAAAGGTTTCATCTGGTTGGTGATCACTACAAACCCGCAGTGCTAA
- a CDS encoding DUF29 family protein yields the protein MTQELIDLRISILEGRYADALAIVDELEQMTKRATVHQIESYLNKALINLIKNQVEERLTNSWAASIRDFIREIQKLNLKDNQKTYTINADQWQSLIDNELEAAISTASVEVLNGAYTPAQLSKLVDRAQLRQTTQDLLALTYLHSKKDLPLFINDYLTQLPGGSYWNQDTQ from the coding sequence ATGACTCAGGAATTAATCGATCTCAGAATAAGTATCCTAGAGGGACGCTACGCAGATGCCTTAGCAATTGTAGATGAGTTGGAACAGATGACTAAACGCGCAACTGTGCATCAGATTGAATCCTATTTAAACAAGGCATTGATTAACTTGATTAAAAACCAAGTAGAGGAGCGTTTGACAAATTCTTGGGCAGCTTCAATTCGTGATTTCATTCGGGAAATCCAAAAACTGAATCTCAAAGATAACCAAAAAACTTATACTATCAATGCTGATCAATGGCAGTCATTGATTGACAATGAACTGGAGGCAGCAATTTCCACGGCGAGTGTGGAGGTTCTCAATGGTGCCTATACTCCAGCTCAACTTTCAAAACTAGTAGATAGAGCTCAGCTGAGGCAAACAACTCAAGATTTGCTGGCTTTGACATACCTCCATTCAAAAAAGGATTTACCTTTATTTATTAATGACTATTTAACTCAATTACCAGGAGGTTCTTATTGGAACCAAGATACACAATGA